One Janthinobacterium sp. TB1-E2 genomic region harbors:
- a CDS encoding YbjN domain-containing protein, translating to MENTNTNLLTTLNAEQTAEAIKAAGCAVTSIEHDGVVRLHSASHGIGFQVLWGNEAAPGQYADLTLSCPLRVQGGDLPAGLLAEWHRSKRFARVAQHGDFVVLEMDVLVAGGVSTEYLNINLQLWTQMMGQFFLFLRNFTPADTSTAPVVEAASVAEEETVPA from the coding sequence ATGGAAAACACGAATACGAACTTGCTGACTACCCTGAATGCGGAACAAACGGCCGAGGCCATCAAGGCGGCCGGCTGCGCCGTGACCAGTATCGAACACGACGGCGTCGTGCGCCTGCACAGCGCCAGCCATGGCATCGGCTTTCAGGTGCTGTGGGGCAATGAAGCCGCGCCTGGCCAGTACGCGGATCTGACCCTGAGCTGCCCGCTGCGCGTGCAAGGCGGCGACTTGCCGGCCGGCTTGCTGGCCGAATGGCACCGCAGCAAGCGTTTTGCCCGCGTGGCCCAGCATGGCGATTTCGTCGTGCTGGAGATGGATGTGCTGGTCGCCGGCGGCGTCAGCACGGAGTACCTGAATATCAATCTGCAACTGTGGACGCAGATGATGGGCCAGTTCTTCTTGTTTTTGCGCAACTTTACGCCGGCCGATACGAGCACCGCACCGGTAGTCGAGGCCGCCAGCGTGGCAGAAGAAGAAACTGTGCCGGCCTGA